In a single window of the Bradyrhizobium sp. ORS 285 genome:
- a CDS encoding AraC family transcriptional regulator translates to MDVARRDSGHLMLITPERVFYAGLLGRPRQRCSGALHIYVALTGSLRLLPEGGEPRCGELLVVPPNKQHTIESDYRTVIVVTMEPESVPIGTLDRFAAKVTREADAFACRIRAAYEELVQRPLSGDVTSAVFDRLCFGEVLPQRTLDPRVVKAIGLISRFSGEPATAESCAAAVGLSTSRFLHLFKEETDISFRSFRAWKRARHLLNYANQDLNLAHLAQDIGYPDSTHFSHSIRRFYGLKPRAIFSGSRDLAIYRAGEAALT, encoded by the coding sequence ATGGATGTTGCCCGCCGGGACTCCGGCCATCTCATGCTGATCACGCCCGAGCGCGTCTTCTACGCCGGGCTGCTCGGTCGACCGCGCCAGCGCTGCTCGGGCGCGCTGCATATCTATGTCGCGCTCACCGGCAGCCTGCGCCTGCTGCCCGAAGGCGGCGAGCCGCGGTGCGGCGAGCTGCTGGTGGTGCCGCCGAACAAGCAGCACACGATCGAGAGCGACTACCGCACCGTCATCGTCGTGACGATGGAGCCGGAGAGTGTGCCGATCGGCACGCTGGATCGCTTCGCAGCCAAGGTCACGCGCGAGGCCGACGCCTTCGCCTGCCGTATCCGTGCGGCCTATGAGGAGCTGGTGCAGCGGCCGCTCTCCGGCGACGTCACCAGCGCGGTGTTCGACCGGCTCTGCTTCGGCGAGGTGCTGCCGCAGCGGACGCTCGATCCGCGCGTCGTCAAAGCGATCGGCCTGATCAGCCGCTTCTCCGGCGAGCCGGCGACCGCCGAGAGCTGCGCCGCCGCGGTGGGCCTGTCGACCTCCCGCTTCCTGCATCTGTTCAAGGAGGAGACGGACATCTCCTTCCGCTCGTTCCGCGCCTGGAAGCGCGCGCGGCATCTCCTGAACTACGCCAACCAGGATCTCAACCTGGCGCATCTCGCGCAGGACATCGGCTATCCCGACTCGACGCATTTCAGCCACTCGATCCGCCGCTTCTACGGCCTGAAACCGCGCGCGATCTTCTCCGGCTCGCGCGATCTTGCGATCTATCGCGCCGGCGAGGCCGCGTTGACCTGA
- a CDS encoding glutathione S-transferase family protein, producing MITLYHCDGARSFRPLWMLEELGLDYELKMLPFPPRVLAKEYLAINPLGTIPYLIDGETKMTESSGICHYLGVKHGPTPLMVGPEEAGYGAFLNWMYFSDATLTFPQTLVLRYTQLEPEERRSPQVATDYAKWFLGRLRAVEAATGNAEFLCGRFTAADIVIGYALRLADTLKLSKEFGPNVAAYWARLQLRDGYQRAHAAEQRAGVEQGIKPRVRP from the coding sequence ATGATCACGCTGTATCATTGCGACGGCGCCCGCTCGTTCCGCCCGCTGTGGATGCTGGAGGAGCTAGGGCTCGACTACGAATTGAAGATGCTGCCGTTCCCGCCGCGGGTGCTGGCGAAGGAGTATCTCGCGATCAACCCGCTCGGGACGATCCCTTATCTGATCGATGGCGAGACGAAGATGACGGAGTCCTCCGGCATCTGCCACTATCTCGGCGTCAAGCACGGGCCGACGCCGCTGATGGTCGGGCCTGAGGAGGCGGGCTATGGCGCGTTCCTGAACTGGATGTACTTCTCCGATGCCACGCTGACGTTCCCGCAGACGCTGGTATTGCGATACACGCAGCTCGAGCCTGAGGAGCGCCGCTCGCCGCAGGTCGCGACCGACTATGCCAAATGGTTTCTGGGCCGGTTGCGCGCGGTGGAGGCAGCGACTGGAAATGCCGAGTTTCTGTGCGGCCGCTTTACGGCGGCGGATATCGTGATCGGCTATGCGCTGCGGCTCGCCGACACGCTCAAGCTTTCCAAGGAATTCGGGCCGAATGTGGCGGCCTATTGGGCGCGCCTGCAGCTGCGCGATGGCTATCAGCGGGCGCACGCGGCCGAACAGCGCGCCGGTGTGGAGCAGGGCATCAAGCCGCGCGTCAGGCCGTGA
- a CDS encoding acyl-CoA dehydrogenase family protein — protein MLFTADHDEPRRILQKFIAAEINPHVDEWEEAGIFPAHELFKKLGDLGFLGLNKPVEFGGQGLDYSYALMMAEELGAINCGAIPMAIGVQTDMATPALARFGSDEVRKEFLAPAISGDYVACIGVSEPGAGSDVASIKTQARADGDDYVINGGKMWITNGTQADFICLLANTSDGPVHRNKSLICVPMKSKGVQVARKLDKMGMRSSDTAQIFFDNVRVPKRNRVGEEGMGFTYQMMQFQEERLWAGAACLKAHEAIINATIEYTRNRKAFGRSILDNQVVHFRLAELQTEVELLRALTYQAAEALVAGEDVTRLATMVKLKTGRLGRELTDACLQYWGGMGFMNETPVSRAYRDSRLSSIGGGADEVMLTILCKMMGTLPGMGKAGNA, from the coding sequence ATGCTCTTCACCGCCGATCACGACGAACCGCGCCGCATCCTGCAGAAGTTCATTGCTGCCGAGATCAATCCCCATGTCGACGAATGGGAGGAGGCCGGCATCTTCCCGGCGCATGAGCTGTTCAAGAAGCTCGGCGATCTCGGCTTCCTCGGCCTCAACAAGCCGGTCGAGTTCGGCGGCCAGGGGCTGGACTATTCCTATGCGCTGATGATGGCGGAAGAACTCGGCGCCATCAATTGCGGCGCCATTCCGATGGCGATCGGTGTGCAGACCGACATGGCGACGCCGGCTCTGGCACGGTTCGGCTCCGACGAGGTGCGCAAGGAATTCCTGGCGCCGGCGATCTCCGGCGACTACGTCGCCTGCATCGGCGTGTCCGAGCCGGGCGCCGGCTCCGACGTCGCATCGATCAAGACCCAGGCGCGCGCCGACGGTGACGACTACGTCATCAATGGCGGCAAGATGTGGATCACCAACGGCACCCAGGCGGATTTCATCTGCCTGCTCGCCAACACCAGTGACGGCCCGGTCCATCGCAACAAGTCGCTGATCTGCGTGCCGATGAAGAGCAAGGGCGTGCAGGTCGCGCGCAAGCTCGACAAGATGGGCATGCGCTCGTCCGATACGGCGCAGATCTTCTTCGACAATGTCCGGGTGCCCAAGCGCAACCGGGTCGGCGAGGAGGGCATGGGCTTCACCTACCAGATGATGCAGTTCCAGGAGGAGCGGCTGTGGGCCGGCGCCGCCTGCCTCAAGGCGCATGAGGCGATCATCAATGCGACCATCGAGTACACGCGCAACCGCAAGGCGTTCGGCCGCTCGATCCTCGACAACCAGGTCGTCCATTTCCGCCTCGCCGAGCTGCAGACCGAGGTCGAGCTGCTGCGCGCGCTGACCTATCAGGCGGCGGAAGCGCTGGTGGCCGGCGAGGACGTGACGCGGCTCGCGACCATGGTGAAATTGAAGACCGGACGGCTCGGGCGCGAACTCACCGATGCCTGCCTGCAATATTGGGGCGGCATGGGCTTCATGAACGAGACGCCGGTCAGCCGCGCCTATCGCGATTCGCGGCTGAGCTCGATCGGCGGCGGCGCGGATGAGGTGATGCTCACGATCCTGTGCAAGATGATGGGCACCTTGCCGGGCATGGGCAAAGCAGGGAACGCCTGA
- a CDS encoding acyl-CoA dehydrogenase family protein translates to MTKSPFYTAEHEAFRDVVRRFVDKEIAPFANAWDEAGEFPRGLYAKAAEIGLLGLGFPEEFGGVAADQFMRIVSSQELARAGIGGVSASLMSHSIGAPPIARAARPEVRAKVLPEILSGRKISALAITEPSGGSDVANLRTKAVRDGDHYVVSGEKTFITSGMRADYITVAVRTGGPGPAGVSLLLVAGDTPGLTRTRLNKMGWWASDTATLHFDNCRVPVENLIGEEGQGFKLIMHNFNSERMGMAASCTAFARVCLDDAIAYARERQTFGKPLAQHQVIRHKLVDMAQRVAASQAMLEMLAWRLEQGDNPVAEICMMKNQATQTMAFCASEAVQIFGGAGFMRGIRVERIYREVKVNAIGGGTEEIMKDLASRQMGL, encoded by the coding sequence ATGACGAAAAGCCCGTTCTACACGGCCGAGCACGAGGCCTTCCGCGACGTCGTCAGGCGTTTCGTCGACAAGGAGATCGCGCCGTTCGCCAACGCCTGGGACGAGGCCGGCGAATTCCCACGCGGGCTCTATGCCAAGGCGGCCGAGATCGGCCTGCTGGGCCTGGGCTTTCCGGAAGAGTTCGGCGGCGTGGCGGCGGATCAGTTCATGCGGATCGTGTCGTCGCAGGAGCTGGCGCGGGCGGGCATCGGCGGCGTCAGCGCCAGCCTGATGAGCCACTCGATCGGCGCGCCGCCGATCGCGCGCGCGGCACGGCCCGAGGTCCGGGCGAAGGTGCTGCCGGAGATCCTGTCGGGGCGAAAGATCTCGGCGCTCGCGATCACTGAGCCGAGCGGCGGGTCGGATGTCGCCAATCTGCGCACCAAGGCGGTGCGCGACGGCGATCACTACGTGGTCAGCGGCGAGAAGACCTTCATCACCTCGGGCATGCGCGCCGACTACATCACCGTCGCGGTGCGCACCGGTGGACCTGGACCGGCAGGTGTCAGCCTGCTGCTCGTCGCCGGCGACACGCCGGGGCTGACCCGCACCAGGCTCAACAAGATGGGCTGGTGGGCGTCGGATACCGCGACCTTGCACTTCGACAATTGCCGCGTGCCGGTCGAGAACCTGATCGGCGAGGAGGGGCAGGGCTTCAAGCTGATCATGCATAATTTCAACAGCGAGCGGATGGGCATGGCCGCGAGCTGCACGGCGTTCGCGCGGGTCTGCCTCGACGACGCGATCGCCTATGCCCGGGAGCGCCAGACCTTCGGCAAACCCTTGGCGCAGCATCAGGTGATCCGGCACAAGCTGGTCGACATGGCGCAGCGCGTCGCGGCCTCGCAGGCGATGCTGGAGATGCTGGCGTGGCGGCTCGAACAGGGCGATAATCCGGTCGCCGAGATCTGCATGATGAAGAACCAGGCGACGCAGACGATGGCCTTTTGCGCCTCCGAGGCAGTGCAGATCTTTGGCGGCGCGGGGTTCATGCGGGGTATTCGCGTCGAGAGGATCTATCGCGAGGTCAAGGTGAATGCGATCGGCGGTGGCACCGAGGAGATCATGAAGGACCTGGCCAGCCGGCAGATGGGATTGTGA
- a CDS encoding ABC transporter substrate-binding protein, protein MLPMTTRTLLSFAAAAAFSVLASHSALAQKKYDTGVTDTEIKIGNVEAYSGPASAYGIIGKTEEAYFKMINDQGGVNGRKINFISYDDAYSPPKTVEQVRKLIESDEVFLVFNALGTPTQTAVQKYHNAKKVPQLFLATGASKWNEPKEFPWTMGFQPSYRVEARIFAKYILKEKPNAKIAIFYANDDFGKDYLLGIKEVLGDKAKTMIVAEESYETSEPSIDAHIVKVKGTGADVFVNIATPKFAAQAIKKIAELDWKPMHVMTDVSISIGAVMKPAGLEASEGVLSAGYLKDPSDPQWKDDEGMKKFMAFIDKYMPGANISDANLAYGYAAAQTMVQTLKQCGDNLTRENVMKQAASLKDFAPDTLIPGIKVNTGPNDFAPIEQLKMMQFKGGKWDLFGDIISADVGG, encoded by the coding sequence ATGTTGCCGATGACGACCAGGACTCTGCTGTCTTTTGCGGCCGCCGCCGCGTTCTCCGTCTTGGCGAGCCACAGCGCACTCGCCCAGAAGAAATACGACACCGGCGTCACCGACACCGAGATCAAGATCGGCAATGTCGAGGCCTATAGCGGCCCGGCCTCGGCCTACGGCATCATCGGCAAGACCGAGGAAGCCTATTTCAAGATGATCAACGACCAGGGCGGCGTGAACGGCCGCAAGATCAACTTCATCTCCTATGACGACGCCTACAGCCCGCCGAAGACGGTCGAGCAGGTCCGCAAGCTGATCGAAAGCGACGAGGTGTTTCTGGTGTTCAACGCGCTGGGCACGCCGACCCAGACCGCCGTGCAGAAATATCATAACGCCAAGAAGGTACCGCAGCTGTTCCTCGCCACCGGTGCCAGCAAGTGGAACGAGCCGAAGGAATTTCCGTGGACCATGGGCTTCCAGCCCAGCTACCGCGTCGAGGCGCGGATCTTCGCCAAGTACATTCTCAAGGAGAAGCCGAACGCGAAGATCGCGATCTTCTATGCCAACGACGATTTCGGCAAGGACTACCTGCTCGGCATCAAGGAGGTGCTCGGCGACAAGGCCAAGACGATGATCGTCGCCGAGGAGAGCTACGAGACCTCGGAGCCGTCGATCGACGCTCACATCGTCAAGGTCAAGGGTACCGGTGCCGACGTGTTCGTCAACATCGCCACGCCGAAATTTGCAGCGCAAGCGATCAAGAAGATCGCCGAACTCGACTGGAAGCCGATGCATGTCATGACCGACGTGTCGATCTCGATCGGCGCCGTGATGAAGCCGGCCGGCCTCGAGGCCTCCGAAGGCGTGCTGTCCGCCGGCTACCTCAAGGACCCCTCCGATCCGCAGTGGAAGGACGACGAGGGCATGAAGAAGTTCATGGCCTTCATCGACAAATACATGCCCGGCGCCAACATCTCCGACGCCAACCTCGCCTACGGCTACGCCGCGGCCCAGACCATGGTGCAGACCCTGAAACAGTGCGGCGACAATCTCACCCGCGAGAACGTCATGAAGCAGGCCGCCAGCCTGAAGGATTTTGCCCCGGACACCCTGATCCCCGGCATCAAGGTCAACACCGGCCCGAACGACTTCGCCCCGATCGAGCAGCTCAAGATGATGCAGTTCAAGGGCGGCAAATGGGACCTGTTCGGGGATATCATCAGCGCGGATGTCGGGGGGTAG
- a CDS encoding helix-turn-helix transcriptional regulator, with protein MSIPDNELSDEQSRQVAEAVREEIARRRMSRQTLAEQAKLSLSTLEKALGGRRPFTLATIVRLEQALGISLRKAPSAPATAPASPSGGIAPDSLGSYSRRAVEWIEGTYVTLRPSFGDKDAIYAYRTDIVWDDAASSLVFREGARLDAAFSQFGEVAVPNQSGFVYLVTNRHGQHRLITVSRPTITGEMYGIITTLLAGRGSLLTPIAAPIALLPLRNVVEPSFGRLGTDDPNYQLYREHLRKTVEEPFALFVQGVP; from the coding sequence ATGTCGATACCGGACAACGAACTCTCGGACGAGCAGAGCCGGCAGGTTGCCGAGGCGGTCCGCGAGGAGATCGCGCGGCGGCGGATGTCGCGGCAGACGCTGGCCGAGCAGGCCAAGCTGAGCCTGTCGACCCTGGAGAAGGCGCTCGGCGGCCGGCGCCCGTTCACGCTCGCGACCATCGTCCGGCTTGAGCAGGCGCTCGGCATCTCCCTGCGCAAGGCGCCGAGTGCGCCTGCCACGGCTCCCGCATCACCGAGTGGCGGCATCGCGCCGGACAGTCTCGGCTCCTATTCGCGTCGCGCGGTGGAATGGATCGAGGGCACCTATGTGACCCTACGACCGTCGTTCGGCGACAAGGACGCGATCTATGCCTACCGCACCGACATCGTCTGGGATGATGCCGCCTCGTCGCTGGTGTTCCGCGAGGGCGCGCGGCTCGACGCGGCCTTCTCGCAGTTCGGCGAGGTCGCCGTGCCCAACCAGTCCGGCTTCGTCTATCTCGTCACCAACCGCCACGGCCAGCACCGCCTGATCACGGTGTCGAGGCCGACCATCACCGGCGAGATGTACGGCATCATCACGACCCTGCTGGCGGGGCGCGGTTCGCTGCTGACCCCGATCGCCGCGCCGATCGCGCTGCTGCCGCTGCGCAACGTGGTGGAGCCGAGCTTCGGCCGGCTTGGGACGGATGATCCGAACTATCAGCTCTATCGCGAGCACCTGCGCAAGACGGTCGAGGAACCGTTCGCGCTGTTCGTACAGGGCGTGCCGTGA
- a CDS encoding marine proteobacterial sortase target protein, giving the protein MSDTIDCDIRSSRHPVRSWIVTMLLFLLLQAAAVALVGFTALFLSITPGWSAEGPLAPLTKPADARSGALLFKSDAGYTEAPRLGIDVDIVVSGPTARARVTQLFRNTSSQWLEAVYVYPLPPDSAVDSLKMIVGDRVVVGDIKPRQEAKVIYEQAKRDGKTAALTEQERPNIFTNSLANIGPGETVLVQIEYQQPVAQVAGEFSLRVPLVVAPRYNPRPIVQSVDLRPDSNGWGAASNDTVPDRDRISPEVLDPAKNDPVNPTRITVRLQAGFALGEVKSHHHQVTVDSPDAKTRVVTLAEGVVPADRDFELTWKPASDKLPSVGLFHEQVGDADYLLAFVTPPAVAATTQRPQPRDVIFVIDNSGSMGGTSIRQAKASLLYALGRLQPGDRFNVIRFDDTMTVLFPSSVPADAEHVGNATRFVGALEARGGTEMVPAMRAALTDDGSDSDRVRQVVFLTDGAIGNEQQLFETITAMRGRSRIFMVGIGSAPNTYLMSRAAELGRGAFTHIGSVEQVEERMRDLFAKLENPVVTGLSASFSEASADLTPAVLPDVYRNEPLVLAAKIDRLAGSLQLKGRIGDQPWTITLPLSGAAEGKGLSKLWARRKIGDAEVAKTMRQMTPEEADGAILKLALEHQLVTRLTSLVAVDKTPRRPDGEPLRLAELPINLPAGWDFEKVFGERGRMPAMQKDRRADGDGDVQLAALKRPVVPTGPATVTLPKTATDAELSMLLGLGVLMLEFIWLVAIRRRAAN; this is encoded by the coding sequence ATGAGCGACACCATCGACTGCGATATCCGCAGCAGCCGTCATCCGGTCCGGTCCTGGATCGTGACCATGCTGCTGTTCCTGCTGCTGCAAGCCGCCGCCGTGGCGCTGGTCGGCTTCACGGCGCTGTTTCTCAGCATCACACCTGGCTGGTCGGCCGAGGGCCCGCTGGCGCCGCTGACCAAGCCGGCCGACGCGCGCTCCGGCGCGCTGCTGTTCAAGAGCGATGCGGGCTACACCGAGGCGCCGCGGCTCGGCATCGATGTCGACATCGTGGTCTCCGGCCCGACGGCGCGGGCGCGCGTGACGCAACTGTTTCGGAACACCAGTTCGCAATGGCTGGAGGCCGTCTACGTCTATCCGCTGCCACCGGACAGCGCGGTCGACAGCTTGAAGATGATCGTCGGCGACCGCGTGGTGGTCGGCGACATCAAGCCGCGGCAGGAGGCGAAGGTGATCTACGAGCAGGCCAAGCGCGACGGCAAGACCGCGGCGCTGACCGAGCAGGAGCGGCCGAACATCTTCACCAACTCGCTCGCCAATATCGGCCCTGGCGAAACCGTGCTGGTGCAGATCGAGTATCAGCAGCCGGTGGCGCAGGTCGCCGGCGAATTCTCGCTGCGGGTGCCGCTGGTGGTCGCGCCGCGCTACAATCCCAGGCCGATCGTGCAGAGCGTCGATCTCCGCCCGGACAGCAATGGCTGGGGTGCCGCGAGCAACGACACGGTACCGGACCGCGACCGCATCTCGCCGGAGGTGCTCGACCCCGCGAAGAACGATCCGGTCAATCCGACCCGCATTACCGTGCGGCTGCAGGCGGGCTTCGCGCTCGGCGAGGTCAAGAGCCACCATCACCAGGTGACGGTCGACAGCCCCGATGCGAAGACCCGGGTCGTGACGTTAGCCGAAGGCGTGGTGCCCGCCGATCGCGATTTCGAGCTGACCTGGAAGCCGGCCTCGGACAAGCTGCCGTCGGTCGGCCTGTTTCACGAGCAGGTTGGCGATGCCGACTACCTGCTCGCCTTCGTCACGCCGCCCGCGGTGGCCGCGACCACGCAGCGCCCGCAGCCGCGCGACGTCATCTTCGTGATCGACAATTCCGGCTCGATGGGCGGCACCTCGATCCGCCAGGCCAAGGCCAGCCTGCTCTATGCACTGGGACGGCTGCAGCCCGGCGACCGCTTCAACGTGATCCGCTTCGACGACACCATGACGGTGCTGTTTCCGTCGTCGGTGCCGGCCGATGCCGAGCATGTCGGCAACGCCACCAGGTTCGTCGGTGCGCTCGAGGCACGCGGCGGCACCGAGATGGTGCCGGCGATGCGCGCGGCGCTGACCGACGACGGCAGCGACAGCGATCGTGTCCGCCAGGTGGTGTTCCTGACCGACGGCGCCATCGGCAACGAGCAGCAGCTGTTCGAGACCATCACCGCGATGCGCGGCCGCTCGCGCATCTTCATGGTCGGCATCGGCTCGGCGCCGAACACCTATCTGATGAGCCGCGCCGCCGAGCTCGGCCGCGGCGCCTTCACCCATATCGGCTCGGTCGAGCAGGTCGAGGAGCGCATGCGGGATCTCTTCGCCAAGCTGGAGAACCCGGTCGTGACGGGGCTCAGCGCCAGCTTCTCGGAGGCCTCAGCCGACCTCACGCCGGCCGTGCTGCCCGACGTCTATCGCAACGAGCCGCTGGTGCTGGCCGCCAAGATCGACCGCCTTGCCGGATCGCTGCAGCTCAAGGGCCGCATCGGCGATCAGCCGTGGACCATCACGCTGCCGCTGTCCGGCGCGGCTGAAGGCAAGGGCCTCTCCAAGCTGTGGGCGCGGCGCAAGATCGGCGACGCCGAGGTGGCGAAGACGATGCGGCAGATGACGCCGGAAGAAGCCGACGGCGCGATCCTGAAGCTGGCGCTGGAGCACCAGCTGGTGACCCGCCTGACCAGCCTCGTCGCCGTCGACAAGACGCCTCGCCGTCCCGACGGCGAGCCGCTGCGGCTGGCCGAGCTGCCGATCAACCTGCCGGCGGGCTGGGACTTCGAGAAGGTGTTCGGTGAGCGCGGCCGGATGCCGGCAATGCAGAAGGACCGCCGCGCCGACGGAGATGGCGACGTGCAGCTCGCCGCGCTGAAGCGGCCGGTGGTGCCGACTGGGCCGGCGACAGTCACGCTGCCGAAGACGGCGACCGATGCAGAGCTCAGCATGCTGCTCGGACTGGGTGTGCTGATGCTGGAATTCATCTGGCTCGTCGCGATCAGGCGGCGAGCTGCCAACTAA
- a CDS encoding class GN sortase → MPRFVIPLAVALVGVALFGHGALIHAKAVVAQVLLDRAFNQTIATGQPVKPWSWADTVPVARIEVKRLGVSTIALAGSSGQALAFGAGHVEGTAEPGEPGVAVYSAHRDTHFRFLKDVRIGDEIDVVRGDGKSFRYRADATRVVRFDNSGIDPVTDAAELVLSTCWPFDALTQGPERYLLHATLIADR, encoded by the coding sequence ATGCCTCGCTTCGTCATCCCGCTCGCGGTCGCACTTGTCGGCGTTGCCCTGTTCGGCCACGGCGCCCTCATCCATGCCAAGGCGGTCGTCGCGCAGGTGCTGCTCGACCGCGCCTTCAACCAGACCATCGCGACCGGGCAACCCGTCAAGCCCTGGTCGTGGGCCGACACCGTCCCGGTGGCGCGCATCGAAGTGAAGCGGCTCGGCGTCTCGACCATCGCGCTGGCCGGCTCGAGCGGCCAGGCGCTGGCCTTCGGCGCCGGCCATGTCGAGGGCACCGCGGAGCCGGGCGAGCCGGGCGTCGCCGTGTATTCCGCGCATCGCGACACGCATTTCCGCTTCCTGAAGGACGTCAGGATCGGCGACGAGATCGACGTCGTCAGGGGCGACGGCAAGAGCTTCCGCTACCGGGCCGACGCAACGCGCGTGGTCCGCTTCGACAATTCCGGCATCGATCCGGTGACCGACGCGGCCGAGCTGGTGCTCTCGACATGCTGGCCGTTCGACGCGCTGACGCAGGGGCCCGAGCGCTACCTGCTGCACGCCACGTTGATCGCCGATCGATGA
- a CDS encoding DUF1614 domain-containing protein, which yields MHSQVHYLPITPAFFAILVLAFGVVLILVQLGILRYAYMKLGVSSGTAMLLLFGSLVGSYFNIPITMLPGQVARSGEIIDFFGMQYVVPLVHQWPGTLLAVNVGGAVIPTLMSTYLVLRYQLWLRATIAVLVIAVIIHAMATPVQGVGIAVPVFAPVVVTAILAFLLSREYAAPLAYIGGSMGTLVGADLMNLGKIGSLGAPVASIGGAGTFDGVFLTGILAVLLAGLAAPSRPGLAR from the coding sequence ATGCATTCCCAAGTACATTATCTACCGATCACGCCCGCTTTCTTCGCCATCCTGGTGCTGGCGTTCGGCGTCGTACTCATCCTGGTTCAGCTCGGCATCCTTCGCTATGCCTACATGAAGCTCGGCGTCAGCTCGGGCACGGCGATGCTGCTGCTGTTCGGCTCGCTGGTCGGCAGCTATTTCAACATCCCGATCACGATGCTGCCCGGACAAGTCGCGCGTTCCGGCGAGATCATCGACTTCTTCGGCATGCAATATGTCGTGCCGCTTGTGCATCAGTGGCCGGGGACGCTGCTGGCGGTGAATGTCGGGGGCGCCGTGATCCCGACCTTGATGTCGACCTATCTCGTGCTGCGCTACCAGCTGTGGCTGCGCGCCACGATCGCGGTGCTGGTGATCGCGGTGATCATCCACGCCATGGCGACGCCGGTGCAGGGCGTCGGGATCGCCGTGCCGGTGTTCGCGCCGGTCGTCGTCACCGCGATCCTCGCCTTCCTGCTGTCGCGCGAATACGCCGCGCCGCTGGCCTATATCGGCGGCTCGATGGGCACGCTGGTCGGCGCCGATTTGATGAACCTCGGCAAGATCGGCAGCCTCGGCGCGCCGGTGGCCTCGATCGGCGGCGCCGGCACGTTCGACGGCGTCTTCCTGACGGGCATCCTCGCGGTCCTGCTGGCCGGCCTCGCCGCGCCGTCCCGTCCTGGCCTCGCGCGCTGA
- a CDS encoding MlaD family protein — MRAINLIVGTLTIAAVAAGISGVLIKQKRRIAEQRSTMRVVFDGGSAAGLRKGGPVNFDGVQAGQILSINLESPRKIVAMITLDNSAPIRKDTTAGIEFQGLTGIAAISLVGGAPTAPPVPLDHDGVPVLTADLKDQETMVETVHNIDKYVVSNAPAIKEALQSFETETASLQAKTAAFDSAIDKAEDIFKGFDTLVTKIDGAIPGFADGNPGQLFDQIKSMRELVDSFRRKSAKVIDESRKTLVDISDGANAMSAKFGGQPVAPGPRRVPASR; from the coding sequence ATGCGCGCGATCAATCTCATTGTCGGAACCCTGACGATCGCGGCCGTGGCGGCCGGGATCAGCGGCGTCCTGATCAAGCAGAAGCGCCGCATCGCCGAGCAGCGCAGCACCATGCGCGTGGTGTTCGACGGCGGCTCGGCGGCGGGCCTGCGCAAGGGCGGCCCGGTGAATTTCGACGGCGTGCAGGCCGGGCAGATCCTGTCGATCAACCTGGAGAGCCCGCGCAAGATCGTCGCCATGATCACGCTCGACAACTCCGCGCCGATCCGCAAGGACACCACGGCCGGCATCGAGTTCCAGGGCCTGACCGGGATCGCCGCGATTTCGCTGGTCGGCGGTGCGCCGACGGCCCCGCCGGTGCCGCTGGATCACGACGGCGTGCCGGTATTGACGGCCGATCTCAAGGACCAGGAGACGATGGTCGAGACGGTGCACAACATCGACAAATACGTGGTCAGCAATGCGCCCGCGATCAAGGAGGCGCTGCAGAGCTTCGAGACCGAGACCGCCTCACTGCAGGCCAAGACCGCGGCCTTCGACTCCGCGATCGACAAGGCCGAGGACATCTTCAAGGGCTTCGATACGCTGGTCACCAAGATCGACGGCGCCATCCCCGGCTTCGCCGACGGCAATCCCGGCCAGCTGTTCGATCAGATCAAATCGATGCGCGAACTCGTCGACAGCTTCAGGCGCAAATCTGCCAAGGTGATCGACGAAAGCCGCAAGACGCTGGTCGACATCAGCGACGGCGCCAACGCGATGAGCGCGAAGTTCGGCGGCCAGCCGGTTGCGCCGGGACCGCGACGGGTGCCGGCGTCACGCTGA
- a CDS encoding zinc ribbon domain-containing protein yields MPVYEYLCDECGPFTDMRPMAECDEPQVCPQCRDMAPRVILTAPAFACMPAERRTAHATNERSRHAPQTLAEYKAKHGPGCGCCSPKKSPRLMTKSKSGAKGFPTARPWMISH; encoded by the coding sequence ATGCCGGTCTATGAATATCTCTGTGATGAATGCGGCCCGTTCACGGACATGCGCCCGATGGCGGAATGTGATGAGCCGCAGGTCTGCCCGCAATGCCGGGACATGGCGCCGCGCGTGATCCTCACCGCGCCCGCCTTTGCCTGCATGCCAGCGGAGCGGCGCACGGCGCATGCCACCAACGAGCGCAGCCGCCACGCGCCGCAGACGCTCGCGGAATACAAGGCGAAGCATGGGCCGGGCTGCGGCTGCTGTTCGCCGAAGAAGTCGCCGCGGCTGATGACCAAGTCCAAGAGCGGCGCCAAGGGCTTTCCGACGGCGCGGCCCTGGATGATCAGCCACTGA